The region cattgatagtacgaaaacacatcggtaactcgatgttataaaacgtgttgttgtttGTGATTCAATGaatagtcagtacaagcatataatgtcgaagtttatatgttccttttagtccttggaggattaaaagtgatatgttgggccccttgatgattttgttttgacctatgtaccaggcccgatcagaactaaattgatgtgttcgattaagttatatgtcaaacaaatcggaaatcgggaaacaaactactggaaaataagtatgacgttcttccatgtatttgtccgactcatatcttgaacagaggattatttgatcacttatctaaaatggagcGTCTTGTTTCGAcagaggcttttaagagctatgattgctagtcggtgttttaagtcgtacttgcaattatagttattagacttatccaagtggaagactgttggatatagtctctaggctcataactataattggtatgtacttgacccgagagtagcatggtccatttgggttgcatggcaccggaacaGTTTGTAAGGATGGACATATGAggagaggatatttatgatttattaatatattataagttctaatatattaatacgaatcatattatttaattagtattgatcaagaattaattaggtaaatcattcattcttatggtgtgggcaaTTCATTCTAAGGGGtagatttggtaaatcattcattcttatggtgtgggcaattgatccaagattccttatgttatgctaaacccatgtggtgacccatggatgctccatggaggttaaaacccatggagcatgaggaatgtggaaagtcatagCTATTaaggcttacatggtgtaaccctaattccactacactatataagaagcccctagGCTACGAAAATCGGCACCCTAGTGATCTTAGAGAGATATAGCCAAATTTGGTGCTAGATAATCCCTTCTCAAGttcttccaattgttggtggtgttgtgtgaagcatttgagacatcacacttggggtgataggctcttaaaggtccaaagaatcaagctacaagaaaaggtatgtcattctactagatttttaTACTACATATACTTCATAGTATGctggttaggatgaaaccttggaaaaatgaaagtttgcatgtataatagagaaaacacagatccaaggtttctagggttgcatgcacaccttaggatcgttagaatgctcaaaacctttcAGTAATTGTATTCGTGAACTAGTTAGAGGAAATTACTGGGAGTTCCTTCTGTAGTTGATGGCAGAGAGTAGTATGGAGTTTGCCCTAagaaaacctaggatgagatctagTGCTGGGAGCCTTATATGTGAGGGAACATTGTATGGATATAAAGTAACATGGTTGAGTCAAAGCAATTTTTGAGGAATGTACGAGTAGatctggaaggtagtatgggcccgtactactagaagcagaggATTTGTACTCGATTCAAGATGATCTGCGATGAAACCAGAGAGCTTGTGGAGTTTGTGTTTCCTCGATATATATTTCGATGCGTATTCTGATGGCTTATATGGTCTATTTTTAGTATGGCTACATTGAAAGGCACACCTATTGACAGTTCTGGTGCTGGTGAGGTTGTGGTTCAGGATTCGGAGTCGGACAGCTCGATGAGAAGACTAGGGAGTTCAACTCGTCTGAGATTATTGCTTGCATTCTTGATCacactcttgtgatctttggtacagtcaaggagggtattctggaGGTTTTAGATGAGCAGCTAAGCTCATTTCGTTATGAGATGATAGAACTATCGGGAGCACGTTCTTTGATATTCAGCGAGTTCCGGGCATGTGGTGCTCCAGAATATCATGAGGAGAAGGACCCCATAGTGAGTCGGCGGTGGTTAGCAGATATTGCTAACACCTTCCACACTAGTAGTTTtctcgagggggacaaggtcatacTAGCTTCCTGCCTTTTGAAGTACAGGGCACGAGAATGGGGGGAGGAGGTAGGACGTGCAGTAGGTGATGATGCGGTTGATGTGATTTCATGGGATTATTTCTCGACTAGGTTCTAAGCTAAGTTTGCATCAGTGATTGAGTTGCTGCAGTTGGCGCGAGAGTTTTAGGATCTCCGCCAGACTATAGAGACGGTGGATGAGATCACACTGATTCTTCGAGAGAAGGAGCTTCTAGTTCTGTAGTATATGGTGGATAAGGAGATTAAGAAGgaccgatatcatgagatgttgaggagtgacattCAGCAGTTTGTGAGTCGATCCAGCTGCatgacgctggaggatatgatagctcGAGCTAAGGAGAGGGAAATTGAcctggagatggagaggaagaggaagtcagATGAGGTTCAGACATCAGGGGATTCGAGCAAAAGACCCAAGGTATCAGATTCCAGATCGAGGGGTCATCGGGGTCGTAGCCGCTGTGGTAAGTGCGACAAGGCGCACGACGGACCGTACGTGGGTGGTGATTCTggatgcttcaagtgcggtcagaTGGGTCATTATAGCAAGGGTTGTATTGCTACCACCTCCCAAGGATCAGATCTTATTtcctttcattgcaatcagaggggccacaagaaggctcaTTGTCCGAGTTTGGCTTCAGTAGGACCGGTGTCAGCACCCGATCCTATGACTCTTCAGATTACTGAAAGTCGTCAGGTCTTGGCAGACGCGCCTGTGGTCAAGAGCAGGGCTTTCCTGTTGACGGCCGAGGAGGCGCGTGTAgctcctgatgtggtgatgggtatgtatcttctccttatctctttatttatattaaattacttgattatgtttatatgttttattttaggatcgctCCCTGTGAATGGTATTTCTGCTTTGACATTGTTTGATTAGGGGCTACCCGAGtgtttgtatcgcttgcgctgaGCAGGAGATGTGCTAGAGCTCTGGGGAGCTGGGTTGTCCTCTAGATGTTGAGATTGTTGATGATATGTATGTTCTGGTTGCGAGGGTCCATTGGGGTTGTACTCTCTAGTTATTCGGTGAGCAGTATCTggttgatttggttcccattcctctgTGTGGGAACACGATTATCATGGGtatagattggttgagccctaatggggtagTGATCGACTATGAGCAGCAGTTAGTTCGAgttcggaccccaagtgggggagagttggtgagtCATGGAGAGAGAACGCGGCGTGGGCCGATTTTGTGTTCTGCAGCGAGGGCCAGACActatcttcagcagggttgctCGGGTTATGtcacctatgtcatggatacccgagataagggtaaggcgattgtGGATGATGTGCCGATTGTGCAGGATTATccagatgtgttcccagaggatttTTTGGGTTTGCCTCTAGAGTGGCAGGTTGAGTACAGGATTGATCTAGTTCCttgtgcggctccgatagctaaagcactgtatcggttggctcttccttagatgtaggagttgtctacacatctACAGGACCTATTAGACAATGGATTTATTTGACTGatcagttcaccttggggagcactgattctgtttatgaagaagaaggacgggtctcgtcgtatgtgcatcgactattgggagttgaataaggtaacggtgaagaatcgttatccacttccgatgattgatgatctttttgaccatCTTCAggatgcatcttggttctccaagattgatttgcgaccGGACTATCATCAGATGCggttcagggatgaggatgtgtagaagacaacttttcggactcgatatggtcattatgagttcgtggtgatgccttttaggctcaccaatgctccaaccacgttcatggatctcaagaACCGCATGTGCAgatcgatgttggatcggtctgtgattgtattcatatatgatatcttggtttattacAAGACTCAGGAACAGCACGAGGGGCACTTGAGGGAAGTGCTGGAGACGTTGAGGAGAGAGAGAATTtctgcaaagttctccaagtgcaagttCTTTTCACGCAAGGTGCAGTTTTTAAGGCACCATGTAAACTAGAGGGGTAATCTGGTCGATCCGgtcaaggtcgaggccgtgatccAGTCGGAGGTTCCGAgttctccatttgagattcagagttttcttggtttggctggttattatctgagagtcatccaggatttctccaagataattGTCCCTTTTACCTGACTGACCAAGAAGATAGTTACATTTCGCTCGGAGCCTGAGCTGCTGGTAGCTTTCAAGACTCTAAGACAATggttgtgtgaggcaccgattctgaccCTGCCATAGGATGTTGATGATTTCATggttattgtgatgcttcgatcatggGTTTGgatagtgttgatgcagagggatCGTATGAtcacttacgcttcgaggcagctgaagcctcatgaggcaaattatccAACGCATTATTTGGAGCTGGGGGGCCGTGATTTTTGCCTTCAATATTTTGCGACATTActtctatggggtccgttgtactatttacacggatcacaagagcctaatGTACTTGATGGActagccgaatctgaatatgaggcaacgtcaATGGTTGGATGTGGTTAGGGATTAGGATTGTGAGATCATTTATCACACGaggaaagccaatgtggtggccgatgctcccAGTCGCAAGGAGGTCACGGCTCCGATCAAAGACATTTGTTTGAGGATAACcttgattactccattgttggagcggattcgtgaGGCTTAGgtcgaggctatgaaggaagagaacCGGAAGAACTAGCGcattgtgggtcaggtggcttccttcgattataaTAT is a window of Lactuca sativa cultivar Salinas chromosome 1, Lsat_Salinas_v11, whole genome shotgun sequence DNA encoding:
- the LOC128127020 gene encoding uncharacterized protein LOC128127020, which gives rise to MVDKEIKKDRYHEMLRSDIQQFVSRSSCMTLEDMIARAKEREIDLEMERKRKSDEVQTSGDSSKRPKVSDSRSRGHRGRSRCGKCDKAHDGPYVGGDSGCFKCGQMGHYSKGCIATTSQGSDLISFHCNQRGHKKAHCPSLASVGPVSAPDPMTLQITESRQVLADAPVVKSRAFLLTAEEARVAPDVVMGSLPVNGISALTLFD